TTGATGCCACTTGCATAAATTAACATATATTCTCTCACAGAAAGTATTTTATTGGGCAtaacattttatatcttttaccATTTAACATTAGTTGTGGATCTTCCCATGTCACATAAATATGCCTCATTCTTTCTGGACAATATGATTACTATTAAATGGATTTACTATCTATTCTAACAGTCAGGTTCCTCCTCTGTGCATTAACAATGGCACTGACGCCTGCTTTGCAGGGcgctgggaggggagagggagatgtATGCTGGAGAGCTCCCCACGGGCAAGGCCTGGCTCTGCGTCACTCACTGTCAGATCCTCAGAGCCCGGGGCTGGCCCAGCACGTGGCCACCATTGCCTAAGAGTTGGATTGGATCCGTCAGTGCTGAAGGCAGGGGATAGAGCTTAGACAGACCCTCTGTGTCCTGTCTTCTTTATCTGCAGCTTACTCATCCTTGCCCCTTTCACATGCACCCGGCAGAGCAGGTGTTCACTGAGCTTGAACAAAATTCAAGCTACAGCAGCTGATGGATATTGAGGCCTAGATCCACTGTCAAAGTGTCTCTCAAAGAGTGCTCTCCGGAACACCATGGAAAATTCATTTACTGTATAAATTTGAAAATCGCTGCCCACAGGTCTATCCTTGTGTATGAGCAATCAGCTCATCAGGTGTGTGTTTGCTGGACCATGTGGAGGAAGCTGAAGAGACATGAGCTGAAGGCAGAGAGTGAGTCTCAGGTGGGATCTTAGGACAGGTATGAGAAGTTAGGCAAAAATGGGATAATTCTAATCTTCATAACCTTAGATAATAGTTCACATTATTATTTAGTTAATAGGATTTAGTTAATATGATTGTACCCccttcttaatctttttttaagagataaagtctcacgctgtcacccaggctggagtgtggtggtgcaatcatggctcactgcttcctggaactcatgggctccagcaatcctcctgcctcagcctcctgactaggtgggactataggcacacgccaccgtgcctggctaatttctttgacttttctctaGAGACTGGGTCcacctatgtttcccaggctggtctcagacttctagacTCAAGTAAACCTGaacctcccacctcgacctctcaaattgctgggattacgggtgtgagccaccacacccggcctaaatttCTTATGTGTCATGCTACTACAAAACGTCATTATGAGGGGAGGTTGGATGGAAGGTGTAGGAGGACACTGTAGTGCCTTTACaatatttctgtatatctaaaatcatttcaacaggaaacatttatttcaaaatgtgaagGTGGTTCTCCTTCCATGAGTTTAAAGTACAAAGGCAGGCTCATGGTGTCGTCAAAACCTTCacgttttgaaataaatgtttcctgttgaaatgattttagatatacagaaatattGTAAAGGCACTACAGCGTCCTCCTACACCTTCCATCCTGCTGCCCCTCATAATGACGTTTTGTAGTAGCATGGCACGTAAGaaatttaggccgggtgtggtggctcacacctataatcccagcaatttgagaggtcgaggcgggaggttcaggttcacttgagtctagaagtctgagaccagcctgggaaacgtggGTGGACCCAGTCTCtagagaaaagtcaaagaaattagccaggcacggtggcgtgtgcctatagtcccacttagtcaggaggctgaggcaggaggattgctggagcccatgagttccaggaagcagtgagccatgattgcaccaccacactccagcctgggtgacagcgtgagactttatctcttaaaaaaattgagaaatgtcACATGAGTACAATCCTATTAACTAAATaataaggccctgaggtgggagtgcACTGCTTCTCTTCCCTAGCTGCGAAGGAGGTGTCCTGGTCGGAATCAGTGCTGGGTGCACTGCAGGGCCCGGAAGTCCATGCCCACATTGTCCAGTTCCGCGAAAACCAATCTCACTCTCTCGGCAGAATGTTCAGCCTGCCAGCAGGTGGCCAGCTGGTCCTCCTGGGATATGGCACGGACCCAGCAGCTCTGTTCGAAATCATAATGGGGGAACCAAGGGCCCCCTACATCCAGGTCCGTCGGGAGACGGGCCATGGAGTTCCACTGCAGGAATCTCCAGGAACCCTGAGgtcctccctgagccagggccggGCTGGGCACACCCCGAGTGCCCACAGGGTAGGTGTCTTCCCGGACAGCCCCACCAGGACCGGGTGTGGAAGAATGAGGTGCCTGTGGCGGGGAAGCTGACCAAATGGGCCGCTGGAACCGGGCTGGTGGGCCTGGAGAGGCCTGCCTGTCCCCCTTGCAGAGGGTCTTCCCGCCACGTGAAGCCGGCACAGGCCCGGGTGCCGAGGACCCTTGCTCGGCTTTGGCTGAAAGGAAAACAGACGTGGTCAGCGTCTCCAGGGAGCCCATGCAGGCCTTTCCGGGCTGGGCCCCACCTGCCTGCGTCTCTGTAGTCCTCGGGGTCTCTGTGTGGCCCCCGTGGCCTGACACTGAGGACAAGCCTGTAGTCTGCTGATCCCAGAGGGAGGGGTGTGTGCTGCCTGGCGTGGGGAAGATGTCGTGGCATGGCGGGTGGCTCCTGGGACTGCCCCCAGGGTTGGGACTGGCTGTGGGTTTCCTGCCACACACATTCGTCCCAGGGCTGTTGGGCCTGGGATACGGCCCTCAGTCAGAACTCAGGTGGGAGGGTCCTTGGATGTCACCCAGCCCCTTGCCACCTCACATGGGGACCCGTCTCTGCAGTGGGTTTTTGGGCCCGGACGTGGGtcaccctctgccctcctgggctgcCCAGTCCATGCCAGGACTGACTGTTCCCACATCGGACTGAATTCTTGGCTCTGGCTCTGGGCCCGGGGTCCCGCCTGTGCCCTCTCCCTGAATGctctgggggtcagggacccccaattcccttgtctccctggctcaaggctTGTTGTCCTGGCAACCTTGGAGGAGCGTGCAGGAGTGAGGGGCCTCTGCTACTCTCTGAGGCTGTGGGTGCTTGCAGGGAGAGGCGGGGTCTCCCACAAATGGGTCTGGCTCCTCTAGTAAGTTTGAGGGCCCTGTGAGGGGGAGAGTGAGACACCGTGGAAAGTGGGGGGGGCTTGAGGGAGGGTCTTGCCCACATCCCCCTCCTGCGTGCACAACACGTCCAGTACACAGGCACTGAGCGCCTGCCCTGAGGACCGGTGGGCCTCCTGTACTTTCTTAgagtccaggaggaagaggaggaagaaaaggtgaagaggaaggccCAGGTAGTAGGGTTGCAGGTCCCGGGCCCTCCCCCACTGTTGACTGCCCCAGAGGGTTGACATGGGAGGGGACATGGCACTGGAGCCCACCTGGGGGTGGCAGGTCCGCTTGCTTCCTCGCTCGTTTGTTCACAGAGGCCCTGAGGTGCTTGAGCACCGTGTCATCATCCCTGGCCCAGTGACAGCACAACCGGCTCCGAAAGCAAGCACACAGGCCAGAACTGGAGGTCTCCTTGAGGCGCTCTAGGGACAGGGTGGACATCAGGCCAGAAGAGTTCCCTGGGAGGGGGCCAGCCCGTACCCCGtggccacttcagcctctcactaGGTGGTGCTGGATCCTTTTGTGGCCACCCCAGGGGTCCAGATGTGCACAGGAGGCTGTGACTGGGGGGCGACCTGGACAGGGAAGTGCCCGCCACACTCCTGACTTTCATCTGGGTCATGTGGGGGATGGGCTCGGTGTCACAGTGCCCTTCCCGGCCCACCTGGCCAGACCTCCCTCTGAGCCAGAACAGGGGATCGTGAGGACAGTGTGAGGAAGCTGCCCTCGGGCCAGTTGGGGTCTGACCCCAGGGCTCCCCAGGCCCCATTAGGCACACGTAGACTTACTCTGCCACAGCTCGAACGCAATGCTGGTCATGTGCATCAATGCCTGTTTTCCTTGTAGCAGGTAAACGTCCCACAGGCGTAGGGTCAGCCCGAGAGAGATCTATGGAGACAGCAGGCGTGGGAGAACCTGGCCCTTCCAGGCTGGGGCTGGTGGCTCGAGCTGCGCCCATTGGGGTTTCAGTCCCCAGAGTCAGTGACCTTCCCCATGAGCGTCGCCTGGGCCCTCCAGGACACTGGGTCAGGCAAGGTCTTGCAGCTCCTCATGGGGGGCACTCATATGAGTGGAGATGTGGCTCCTGGAGAGGGGGGCTTGCCCAGCGCTTGAGGCTTCCCTGAGCCCTCTCAAGTCGGGTCCTGGCCCAGTCTGCCCATGAGGCTGGGCCTGAGCCCCAGCCATTGCCCTGGGATGACCCCTCTTAGGCAGAGGGTTTTGCTTGCGTGTCCTTCGGGGACCCGCCTGAACTTCCTGTGGGCTGGGGGTGAACCAGACTGCTGGACTGAGGAAGCAGGGCACTGCAGGGCAACGAGGGCCCCTGAGCCAGGATCTCCCTATGCCACCTTACCTTCATTAAAGTCCGGAGAAGCCAGCTTAACAAGAGATGCTGCCCCCATAGACCAGCGTCTATGTCCTGGTCCTGATGGGAGCAACAGAGGTGCTCAGGCCACTGGGCTGCCCTAAAAACCTCCCTCTTCCAGGGCCTCTGAAGAACCTATGCCTAGTGCAGAACACTGGGCAGTGTCCGGGGCTCCCCGTGACACCGTCCCCTTCCCACACTCTCGGTGGACACACTGCCCTTTGCCCTGCTCTGCGGGAGCTGGGGCCCCATCcctgtgcctctgtctcctccaggGCAGGAAAGGAAACCAACTCTCAGCCCATGGAGAACCCGGCATCCCAGGTCAGGCCCTGGCTGGGACTCAGCCAGTCACCAGCCCCACGAGGGGCTCCAGCCCCCCTGCTCCTCCAGCCCCACGGGATGCAGGGCCTCTGGGGAAGAGCCGAGGGGACCATAAACTCACCAGATGCCACATGGTCTTGGGTTGTGACGTGGGTACCACATGCTCCCGATGGTCTTGGAGCCCCTGGACTGTCCCGCCATTTGGGCTGTGGAATCCTGAGAAGCCCCCAGCCCATCATGAAATCAGAGCCTTCCCCCAAGATGTGGAGCCATCAGCGGGAAGAGCTGGGCAGCTTGAGAAGCCCCCAAACCCCAAGGCATCCCACCTTCCCATCTGGTGACCTCACCTTGCGGCCTTTACCCTGGGGAGGTGGGGCGGGAACATTCCCTGGAGCCTGGCTGGAGGTTCCCCTGGAGGCCTCCTGGGCCAGGGTGCAGAAGGGGCAAGCCTGACTTTGAGGCCACAACAGGGCGGCCAGAACAGTGTGGGTACTGGGCTTCCTGGTCATCTCCTGGAAGTGGGGTCGGGCCAGGGGACACGGGATGGGGAGATGCTGCCACCTGGGCTTGGTCGGCCCATTCGTGCGCACCAAGGGCAGCGGGAGCCCCGGCAGCTGGAGGGCAGGAGGACTCTCAGGGAGGGGAGAGTCAGCTGCACAGAATCAGAGCCAGAGGGGGTGGCTCCGGGACACAAAGGGTGGCCACGGGGAGGATGAGATGCCCTCTGCTGATGGGGTTGAAAGGTGTCTGACTTGGGCTGTAGGGGGCCAGCTGCGGACTCCTGTGGGACCCTCAGCAGAGACGTCCTAAAGGCTCCCAACGAGCCGGCGACACAAGGAGGGTGCCTTGGCTGAAAGCCGAGATCACCTGGCCACGGTGGCCGTCCCCGGGTCTGGCTGCGTGAGGCCCCAGGGGCAGCTGTTCACCTACCCTGCAGGGAGTGCCTCTCACTGGCCAGCAGCTGCACCAGTGCCCAGAATGCGTCCTCCTCAGGCAGATACAGGAGGAACAAGGCGGCGACGCGGCTCAGGTTCATGTGGTAGCCCACCTCCTGCAAGAGCCAGAGTCACCATGGAAGGACATCAGCTGGGAGGGCTGAGGTCACCTGGGAGGACTCATGTCATTGGAGAGGGTAGAGGTGACTGGACAGGCTTCCTCTGAAGAAGAGGCttcctcaggatgcaaaatcattTCATGACAAGAGCCAAGTCCATCAGGCACTTCAGCACCTTGTCCAAAATGTCTCCTGAGACCACCATCCTGCGTGTGACGCTGCCAAGCTCCCAGGCTTTGGGGCAGCCCCAGGAGGAGGGCGTCATTTCTTGTTCTCAGAAGTGGTGGTCAGGCCCAGGTGacaccaggagtccaggccccaacTCCTTTGTGTCTCAGCTTGACCCCTTGAGACCATCCCCTTGCTTGGAGGTTTATGCCAGCGGGGAGCTGGAATCCTACCTCCTATAAGCTGGTGGGTCACAAATACCAACTTTAAAAGAAGCAACGACACCCCCACCAGACACCCACTCCTGTGAATATGGAAATAGGGCCCAGGAACCTCACTGCCGGGAATACTCACCGGGTTATACTCCGCATATGCCAGGAGTATGTAGAAGAGTTCCCGCTgcctaggaaacagagaaagggggCTATGGTTTGGTTTGTGCAGATGCTGTTAGTTTCACTTTGTCTACAAAGCCTAATGACAAATCCCATTTCAGGTTCAGATGATTCACCAGAAAAGCAGTGAGCTCTTCAGGGCCTGAGACTGTTGAAGAAATGTTTCAGTAAAAGCCACATCTGTGACATGCAAATAGCCCAGTTGTACAGTACGTTGACCgatccttttcactctgaatgattttttttttttttcagtttgcacACACGCCAGTTCAGTCTCTGGGTGTACAGTTCCTCCACAGTTCCAAACCAATGTGCGGAGTCTCCCGGCCACCGCTCCAGCCCCTCCTGGAGTGACTCCTTCATCCTCCAAGCCTCCAGAGTGGCCCCTACGCACCCAGCCTCCCCCCGATTCGTCAGCCCCTGGCCACCCAGACTGCTTCTCAGTCCCTGTGGCttggccttttccagaatggcCTAGGAATGGGAATCCTACTGTGGTAGCTtattgggtctggcttctttccctttgcAAAATGCATCTAGGATCCACCCACGTCCGTGCGGGCATCACTGGCTCGTTCCCTTTTCTCGCTGGGTCTTCCGTTTGAAGGGAGGACCAGCCTTGCTCTCCCCATGCCCGTGTTGAAGGCCGTCCCCGAAGGCTCGGTGTGTGAGTGACGGTGAATCAAGCAGTGAACCTGGCATGCAGGTTTCATGTGGATGTCAGTTTCCAAATCAGTGGGTTCAATATCTGTGACACCTTGGGGACACTTGATTCAAATCCATTGAGCTTTCTGAGCCACTGCCCAACTGGCTGCCAACGTGGCTTTGCCGTGTCATGTTCCCAGCAGACCTGGATGAGAGTTTCCAGGACCCATAATTCTCCCAGCGTTTGGTGCTGTCAGTGTTGTCTGGGTAGGCTCATGGGCCCTCCATCCTGCCACCCTCCCGTAGGTCCTACCACGGGTCCCCGTGGGTCAGGGAGAGCACCTTTCACCATTGTGcatgattttctttgctgtcttctGTCTCCTCAGGATCCTCCTGGGTTCCGGCCCCACATGTtccagcctggcccagggcttGGAACCAGGGAGGTGCTCGGTTCATGGTGCCTGCTGCTCCCTGGGCCAGGAGAGCTTTTGGTGGCTCTGTCATCCCTCCTGGGTGACCCTGGCTTCTGCTCCGGGGAAGTCCCCATCCCTCTCATTCACCCCATCTCCGCTGGGACCCTGTGGCTCCCGTAGCCTTACTTGGCTCCATACCGATGCCAGAAGAAGACATGGTTCTGGAGAGTCCTGCTAATATCCCAGTCGATCTGATGGATGTATTCAGATGACCTCTTGCCCTTCTCCTTCATGAGCTGTAGGGCAGGGCCAAGAGGAGGAAGCAGCCTCAGAACACATGGAAGACTCCCTGCCCCAAATGGCAGTCAGCCCACAGTCAGCACTtcgggaaggaaggaaagaaggaaggtttCCTTCTGCAGAAAGCTGCTTTTTGGCTTGTTATTGAAGCCAGGGAGGGTCACCAGAGCCGAGTTTGTCTGTGGTGACTATGCCACCATCCATGCCCAGGATGTGCATCTGACCATCCTCCCCCATGCCCCCCAGGGTGGGTTTGATGTTCCCTCCAGCTAGAGACCTGGGCCCCTGACACGGCCTGTCCCGTTTGTTGTGCTCTGGCTGAGTGTACCTTGTATTTGCCGGGGTTTTTTGATTTGATTTCCTGAATGTTCAGGAGGACTGACCATGCCTGGCCCCGGATGTTCCTGGGAATCCCCTTGTATGTGCGATCTACGAGCTGTGGGCAGAAAACAGTCTGGTGTTACAGGCCACGGGGTGACCCCAGTGAGGACCAGAGCCCGGGGATTCTGGGAATTGTCGGTTTTGGCCCCATGATTCCTCAGTAGAGGTGAGATCGAGctgggacagggtctcccttcCCAGGACTGAAAGAGTGGATGGACACTCAGAGTCAAAACTCTGATCTGAACCTTTTTCTTCCTTCGGGTCACCAGGGCATCCC
The sequence above is drawn from the Symphalangus syndactylus isolate Jambi chromosome 20, NHGRI_mSymSyn1-v2.1_pri, whole genome shotgun sequence genome and encodes:
- the LOC129470250 gene encoding TBC1 domain family member 3G-like; the protein is MDVEDADSWWVKGREDIIRKYTKGHRAGLPEDKGPVPIGMFEHVDPFGIVQSWPSWESAPQEGPCPPFPVASPGLSPELGRDSASPFSGLAPRLGRLQALCRSSALPGLPYSETKLPPLTAREAKRIRRETRRNSKWLEMLGKWETYKNSEKLVDRTYKGIPRNIRGQAWSVLLNIQEIKSKNPGKYKLMKEKGKRSSEYIHQIDWDISRTLQNHVFFWHRYGAKQRELFYILLAYAEYNPEVGYHMNLSRVAALFLLYLPEEDAFWALVQLLASERHSLQGFHSPNGGTVQGLQDHREHVVPTSQPKTMWHLDQDIDAGLWGQHLLLSWLLRTLMKISLGLTLRLWDVYLLQGKQALMHMTSIAFELWQKRLKETSSSGLCACFRSRLCCHWARDDDTVLKHLRASVNKRARKQADLPPPAKAEQGSSAPGPVPASRGGKTLCKGDRQASPGPPARFQRPIWSASPPQAPHSSTPGPGGAVREDTYPVGTRGVPSPALAQGGPQGSWRFLQWNSMARLPTDLDVGGPWFPHYDFEQSCWVRAISQEDQLATCWQAEHSAERVRLVFAAPSTDSDQDTSFAAREEKQCTPTSGPYYLVNRIVLM